CAGGCCGGCGACCATGTCGAGGAAGTGCCCGCCGAGGCGGGACAGCCGTCGCCACTGCCGTTCGGTGGCGGCCTGGGCCTGCCAGCCGAGCAGCGCGCCGAAGATCGGGATCAGCGGCAGGGTGGCCGCGATGACCAGCGCCGAACTCCAGTCGGCGACCAGGACCCGCAGCAGGACGGCGGCCGGCACGGTGACGCTGAGCAGCAGCTGGGGGAGGTACCCGGTGAAGTAGGCGTCGAGCGCGTCGAGCCCGCGTCCGGTGAGGGTGGCCAGTTGGCCGGCGCGCTGCCCGGCGACCCAGCCGGGGCCGTTGCGGCCGACCGCGCCGAGCAGCTCACCGCGCAGGGTGGCCTTGACGATCGCGGCCACCCGCGCGGCCACCGTGCCCTGCGCCCAGGTGAGCGCCGACCGGGCGGTCACCGCCACCAGGAAACCGGCAAGCGCGCCCCGGTCGAGCCGGCCGTCGAAGCCGGCCGCCAGCAGCGTGGCCAGCGCGGTGGCCTGCGCGACGATCAGCAGTGCCGCCAGCACCGCGAGGGCGGTGAGCAGCACGAGGTCGCCCCGGGCCGCGGGGACCCGGCGCAGCAGTCGCGGATCGAACGGACGGCGGTTCACCAGTACGTCGGTGTCCTGTCGTCGGGTCGTCCTCGGAACACCCACCAGCACATCGCCGGAGAGCCTAGTCGGGCCGGCAGGAGGGTTTCCCAGCGCATGGAGGCCACCTCGACGTGGGTCGGGGCCCGGGAACGGGCGGGCCGGGGATCAGGTGAGGAAGAGGGTGATGGGCAGCGCGGCCAGGGTGGTGGTGGCCGCCAGGACGATGGCGCCGATCAGGCGGGGCGGATGGTCGGCGACCAGCAGCCGCTGCACCCGGACGTCGAGGTCACGGTCGCCGAGGCCGAGGGTGCCGGCCGGGGTGATCCGGTTGCCGGCGGCGGCGAACCGGCGCAACGCCCCGGCCAGGGGGGCCTCGGCGTGCAGGTGCCGGGCCTTGTCGTCGGCGCGCATCTCGACCAGCAGGGCGACCCGGTCGTGCGCCCGGCGCACCCAGCGGAGCCAGGGCAGCGCCCGGCAGAGCGCGGTGAACGGCAGCAGCACCAGGTCGTGTCGCTCCTGGGCGTGGGCGCGTTCGTGGGTGAGCACCGCGGCCAACTCGGCCCGGTCCAGCAGGTCCAGCGTGCCGGCGCTGACCACCACCCGGGGCCGCATCCCGGGCAGGCAGTAGGCGGCGGCACCGGGATGGTCCAGCACCAGCGCGCCGGGGGCCGCCGGGTCGTCCCGGGCGACCAGGGTCAGCAGGTCCCGGTGGCGGCGCTGGGCGCGTACCGTGCCGTGGATGCTGCGCACGGTGGTGGCCAGCAGCACCGCGCCGATGCCGAACCCGACACCCACCAGCCCGAGGTGCACCGCCCCCACTCCGGCCGGCAGCCTGCCGTGCAGGAGGTCGTCGCCGAGGGCGACCAGCGCGCTGCCGGTCGGCCGGTCGTACGCGGCGACGCCGAGCGCCATCGGCAGACCCATCGCGGAGAGGCCGAGAGCCAGGCCGATCGCCTGCCAGCAGAGGATCGCCACCCCCGGGCCGCGCCAGGTCCAGGTCGACCGGGCCAGCACCTGGGCGAAGAGCCAGCAGGCCAGCACCGCGGCGGCGAAGTGCACGGCGTACGCCATGGTCGTCGCCCTACCGGGCCTGGGGCGGGGCGGGGCGTTCGGTGCCGGCGGCCTCGGCGGTGAGCGCCGCCCGGAGCACCTCGGCCTCGGTGCCGGTCACCGACCGGGCGAAGCGGACCAGCGCGGCGTCCCGGCTGCCACCGAGGTCGAGCGCGTCGAGCATGAGCTGGGCGATGTGCGCCTCCCGGGTGGCCGAGGCCCGGTACCGCCAGGCCCGCCCCTCCCGCTCGCGCTGCACCATGCCCTTGCCGGCCAGCCGGTCCAGGACGGTCATCACCGTCGTGTACGCCAGCTCGCGGCCGTCCAGCGCCTCGGCGACCTCCCGCACGGTCACCCCGCCAGACGTGTCGGGCACACCGTCCCACAGCACGTCCATCACCGCACGTTCCAACTCACCCAGCCGAGTCACCCCCCAATCCTACCCCCCGTAGTAGATCCCCACCCCACCCCGGGCCTGCCCCGGGGTGGGGGTCAGGGGGCTTTGGGGTGCCAGACGGTTTTGGTCTCCAGGAGGGTGGTCATTCGGGTCAGGGCGGGGGTGGTGGTCCAGTCGTGGTCGGGTGGGAGGGGGCGCAGGACCCGCTTGAGGTTCTCCGCCGCCTTGGCCTCCAGGTCGGTGGCGAGGGCGGGGTCAGCGATGCCGGCCAGGTCCAGGGCGTTGACGTCCAGGTGGGCGGCGAGGGTCGGGACGGTCTCGCCGATCGCGCCGGTGAGCAGGTTGACCACGCCGCCGGGCAGGTCGGAGGTGGCCAGCACCTCGGCCAGGGTCACCGCCGCCAGGGGGGCCGACTCGCTGGTGGCCACCACCACCGTGTTGCCGGTGACGATCGCCGGGGCGATCACGCTGACCAGGCCCAGCAGCGCCGGGGACCCGGGGGCCACCGCGGCCACCACCCCGGTCGGCTCGGGTGCCGAGAGGTTGAAGTACGGGCCGGCTACCGGGTTCGCGCCGCCGTACACCTGGGGGAGCTTGTCGGACCAGCCGGCGTACCAGACCCAGCGGTCGACCGCCGCGTCCACCTCGGCGGCCGGTACGCCGAGGGCGACGAACTGCTCGCGGCGGCCCTCCAGCATCTCGGCGATCCGGTAGAGGATCTGGCCCCGGTTGTACGCGGTCGCGCCCGACCAGCCCTTGCCGGCGGCGCGGGCGGCGACCACGGCGTCCCGGGCGTCCTTACGGGAGGCCAGGGCGACGTTTGCGGACTGCACGAGATACGACCGTCCCGACTCGCTGCGCGGGAACTTCCCGCCGATGAAGAGTTTGTACGTCTTGCGTACCGCGACCCGCTCAGACATCGAGATACGCCTCCAGCCCGTGCCGGCCGCCCTCGCGGCCGTAACCCGACTCCTTGTACCCGCCGAACGGCGAGGTGGGGTCGAACTTGTTGAACGTGTTGGCCCAGACCACCCCGGCGCGCAGCCGGTCGGCCGTCCAGAGGATCCGCGAGCCCTTCTCCGACCAGATGCCGGCCGAGAGCCCGTACGGCGTGTTGTTGGCCTTCTCCACCGCCTCGGCCGGGGTGCGGAAGGTAAGCACGGACAGCACCGGGCCGAAGATCTCCTCCCGGGCGATCCGGTGCGCCTGGGTGACCCCGGTGAAGATCGTCGGGGCGAACCAGAACCCGCGTTCGGGCAGCTCGCACGGGGGTGACCAGCGCTGCGCGCCCTCGGCGGCGCCGGCGTCGGTCAGCTCCCGGATCCGGGCCAGCTGGGCGGCGGAGTTGATCGCGCCGACGTCGGTGTTCTTGTCCAGCGGGTCGCCGACCCGCAGCCGGGCCATCCGGCGCTTCAACGACTCCAGCACCTGCTCGGCGACGTTCTCCTGGACCAGCAACCGGGAACCGGCACAGCAGACGTGCCCCTGGTTGAAGAAGATGCCGTTGACGATCCCCTCGACCGCCTGGTCGACGGGGGCGTCGTCGTACACGATGTTGGCGGCCTTGCCGCCCAGCTCCAGGGTGACCTTCTTGGTGGTCCCGGCGGCCGAGCGGGCGATGGCCTTGCCGACCTCGGTGGAGCCGGTGAAGGCGACCTTGTCCACGCCGGGGTGCTCGACCAGGGCGCGGCCGGTCTCGCCGGCCCCGGTGACGATGTTGACCACGCCTGGCGGCAGGTCGGCCTGCTGGCAGATCTCGGCGAAGAGCAGCGCGGTCAGCGGGGTGGTCTCGGCCGGCTTGAGCACCACCGTGTTGCCGGCGGCCAGCGCGGGGGCGATCTTCCAGGCCAGCATGAGCAGCGGGAAGTTCCACGGGATGACCTGCGCGGCTACCCCGAGCGGCGGCGGCACCGACCCGCCGCGCCGGCCCGCCGACCCGGGGCCGAACCCGGCGTACTCCAGCTTGTCGGCCCAGCCGGCGTAGTAGAAGAAGTGCGCGGCGACCAGCGGCAGGTCGACGTCGCGGGCCTCCCGGATCGGCTTGCCGTTGTCGAGTGACTCCAGCACCGCCAGCTCGCGGGAGCGTTCCTGCAGGAGCCGGGCGATCCGGAACAGGTACTTGGCCCGGTCCCGGCCGGGCATCGGACCCCACACCTTCCGGTACGCCTTGCGGGCGGCCCGGACCGCGCGGTCCACGTCCGCCTCGCTGGCCCAGGTGACCTCGGCGAGCACCTCCTCGGTGGCCGGGTTGACCGACTTGTGGCGGTCCTCGCCGTCGACGAACCTGCCGTCGACGAACAGCCCGTAGGACGGCTTCAGGTCGACGATCGCGCGCGACTCGGGCGCGGGGGCGTATTCGAACATCACGGTCAGTCCAGGGTGAAGTAGTCGGGACCGGAGTAGACGCCGGTCGTCAGCTTGGTGCGCTGCATCAGCAGGTCGTTGAGGAGACTGGACGCGCCGAACCGGAACCAGTCCGGGTCCAGCCAGTCCGCGCCGACGGTCTCGTTGACCAGCACCAGGTACTTGATCGCGTCCTTGGTGTTCTTGATGCCGCCGGCCGGCTTCACGCCCACCTGCCGCCCCGTGGCGGCCCGGAAGTCACGGACCGCCTCCAGCATCACCAGGGTCACCGGCAGGGTGGCCGCGACCGGGACCTTGCCGGTGGAGGTCTTGATGAAGTCGCCGCCGGCCAGCATCGCCAGCCAGGAGGCCCGGCGCACGTTGTCGTAGGTGGCCAGCTCGCCGGTCTCCAGGATCACCTTCAGGTGCGCTGCCGGCCGCCCCTGGCGACCGCCATCAGCAGAGCCGCAGGCCTCCTTCACCGCGACGATCTCGTCGTACACCTCGGCGTAGCGGCCGGCCAGGAAGGCACCCCGGTTGATCACCATGTCGATCTCGTCGGCGCCGGCGGCCACGGCCGCCCGGGTGTCGGCGAGCTTGATCTCCAGCGGGGCCTGGCCGGACGGGAAGGCGGTCGCCACGCTGGCCAGGTGTACGCCGGAACCGCGCAGCACCTCGGCCACGTGCCCGACCATCGCCGGGTAGACGCAGACCGCGCCGACGTGCGGGCAGGACGGGTCGGCCGGATCGGGGCGCAGCGCCTTGGCCGCGAGGGCGCGTACCTTGCCGGGGGTGTCCGCCCCCTCCAGGGTGGTCAGGTCGACCATCCGGATGGCCAGGTCGATGGCCTGGGCCTTGGCGGTGGTCTTGATGGAGCGGGTGCCGAGTTGGGCTGCCCGCTGCTCCGCGCCCACCTGATCCACGCCCGGTAGGCCGTGTAGGAAGGTCCGCAGAGCGGTCTCGGATCGTCCCAGCTCGGTGAGGTCCGACCGGGCCGACGTCGTTGTCGCCGTCATGCCGGGAAGTCTACGCAGCCCCGGATCGGTTGATCTTGAGCGAGCGGCGTGCGCACCCCGCCGGTGGTGAGCGAGGTCGCTGGTCTGCCCACGGGCACGGTGCCGACGGCGACCGGCGGGTAGGTTGAGCGATCGTGGACGTACACGTCATTGACCATCCGCTCGCCCAGTCGCGGCTGACCGCCATGCGGGACACGCGCACCGATTCCGCCACCTTCCGGGCAGCGCTGCACGAACTCACCACCATGCTGGTGTACGAGGCCGCCCGCTCCTTCCCCGTGGAGAAGTACCCGGTCCAGACCCCGGTCACCGGCGCCGAAGGCACCCGGCTGGCGAACCCGCCGCTGCTGGTCCCGGTGCTGCGGGCCGGGCTCGGGATGGCCGACGCCGCCCTCGGGCTGCTGCCGGAGTCGTCGATGGGCTTCGTCGGCCTGGCCCGCGACGAACAGACGTACGAGCCGCGCGCCTACATGGAGTCGCTGCCCCGCGACCTGACCGGCCTGCCGGTGCTGGTGCTCGACCCGATGCTGGCCACCGGCGGCTCCCTGGAGCACTGCTGCCGGCTGCTGGCCGACCGGGGCTGCACCGACATCACCGTGCTCTGCGTACTGGCCGCACCGGTCGGCATCGAACGCCTCGCCCAGTCGGGTCTCCCGCTGCGGCTGGTCACCGCCTCGATCGACGACGGCCTCAACGACAGCAAGTTCATCGTGCCCGGCCTCGGCGACGCCGGCGACCGCCAGTTCGGCGGCATGCCCCGCTTCTAGCTGTAAGGAAGGGCCCCCTGTTAACGCTTTCGGTATAGCGGGGTTCCCCTCTCACACCCGTAGGCCGGACACGCGGCGGCGGGGCGGGACACGCGGCGGCTGCGGGCGGGGCGGGGCGCGCGGCAGCGGGGCGGGGCGCGCGGCAGCGGTGGGTGGGGCGTGCGGCGACTGCCGGGGGAGGGCCGCTTCTCACCTCACGGGCGAGTCGATGCGCGGGGGTGCGGAGACCGGCTAGCGTCTGCGGCCATGACTGGTGTTGCGCTCGCCGAAGAGTTGCTCCTGCTCGCGTACGACGATGAAACCGGCAAGGCGACCATGCCCCGGATCAGCCTTGACCTGGGCATGGCCGCGGCGGTCCTGGTGGAGTTGGCGCTCGCCGGGCGGGTCGCGTACGACAGCGGGAACCTGACCGTGGTGGACCCCACGCCGACCGGTGAGCCGACCGTCGACGAGGTGCTCGCCCGGATGGCCGACGAGCAGCCCCACTCGCCCTCCTCCTGGGTGCAGCGGCTTCGCCACGGCCTGCGGGACCGGATCCTCGGCGACCTGGTCGAGCGGGGTGTGGTGCGTGACGTCGAGGAGACCGAACTCGACTTCATCGTGGTCCACCGGTACCCGACGGTCGATCCGGCGGTGGAGGAGGACACCCGGCGGCGGCTGACCGAGGCGCTCACCGGTGGCCCGGCACCCGACGAGCGGACCGCCGCCCTGGCCACCCTGGTCGCCGCGGTACGCATGGAGCCCGCGCTCGGGCTGACCGGCGAGGACGCCCGCGACGTGGGCAAGCGGCTGGAGGAGATCGCCGGGGGCGCCGGCTTCTCCGGTGAGATCAGCATGGAAGATTCGGTGGTACGCCCGTCGATCGCGCTGGTCGTGGCCGTGCTCGGGCAGGCGATCAACGCCGCCCTCGGCCCCCGCCGCTGAGGGCCCGGGACGCTGCGGGCCCAATGCCACTGAGCGCCCCGGACGCTGCGGGCCCATGCCACTGAGGGCCCCGCCCGCCGTACCTCATTGGTTTTCGGGTGGGGTGCGGCGGCCGGGCGGGGCGGGGAGTCAGTGCCCGAAGCGGTGGGTCCGGACGGCGCGGACGAAGTCGGCCCAGCCGGCCGGGGCGAGGGTGAGCACCGGTCCGGCCGGGTCCTTGCTGTCCCGGACGGCGACGACGCCGGTGAGGTTGTCGGCGACCTCCACACACTCGCCACCGTTGGTGCCGCTGTGGGTGCTGGTGCGCCAGCGGGCTCCGGTCAGGTCATTCATAGCACTCTCCCAGGATGGCGTCGATCAATTCCATCGATTGTCGCTCATCGAGGGCGAGGGATTCCAGCCCGGACCAGACCCGTTCGTACGCGATGATTTCCTCCGGCTGGTCGAGATAGAGCGCGCCGGTGAGCCCCTCGACGTAGACGGTCGGTGGCTCGCTCGGGTTGCCGACGGCGTTCGTCGGGAAGTCGAGCAGGACGAAGGTGCCGGCCTCGGCGGCCAGCGGCGGCCCGGCGGCCAGCGGCAGCACCCGGACGGTGATGTTGGACCGTTCGCCGACCGCGAGCAGGTGCCGGAGCTGCTCGGCCATCACCGGTCGGCCCGGCACCGGGCGGCGGAGCACCGCCTCGCTGAGAACGACGGTCA
Above is a window of Micromonospora yangpuensis DNA encoding:
- a CDS encoding M56 family metallopeptidase, with amino-acid sequence MAYAVHFAAAVLACWLFAQVLARSTWTWRGPGVAILCWQAIGLALGLSAMGLPMALGVAAYDRPTGSALVALGDDLLHGRLPAGVGAVHLGLVGVGFGIGAVLLATTVRSIHGTVRAQRRHRDLLTLVARDDPAAPGALVLDHPGAAAYCLPGMRPRVVVSAGTLDLLDRAELAAVLTHERAHAQERHDLVLLPFTALCRALPWLRWVRRAHDRVALLVEMRADDKARHLHAEAPLAGALRRFAAAGNRITPAGTLGLGDRDLDVRVQRLLVADHPPRLIGAIVLAATTTLAALPITLFLT
- a CDS encoding BlaI/MecI/CopY family transcriptional regulator, which codes for MTRLGELERAVMDVLWDGVPDTSGGVTVREVAEALDGRELAYTTVMTVLDRLAGKGMVQREREGRAWRYRASATREAHIAQLMLDALDLGGSRDAALVRFARSVTGTEAEVLRAALTAEAAGTERPAPPQAR
- a CDS encoding aldehyde dehydrogenase family protein, giving the protein MSERVAVRKTYKLFIGGKFPRSESGRSYLVQSANVALASRKDARDAVVAARAAGKGWSGATAYNRGQILYRIAEMLEGRREQFVALGVPAAEVDAAVDRWVWYAGWSDKLPQVYGGANPVAGPYFNLSAPEPTGVVAAVAPGSPALLGLVSVIAPAIVTGNTVVVATSESAPLAAVTLAEVLATSDLPGGVVNLLTGAIGETVPTLAAHLDVNALDLAGIADPALATDLEAKAAENLKRVLRPLPPDHDWTTTPALTRMTTLLETKTVWHPKAP
- a CDS encoding aldehyde dehydrogenase family protein, whose amino-acid sequence is MFEYAPAPESRAIVDLKPSYGLFVDGRFVDGEDRHKSVNPATEEVLAEVTWASEADVDRAVRAARKAYRKVWGPMPGRDRAKYLFRIARLLQERSRELAVLESLDNGKPIREARDVDLPLVAAHFFYYAGWADKLEYAGFGPGSAGRRGGSVPPPLGVAAQVIPWNFPLLMLAWKIAPALAAGNTVVLKPAETTPLTALLFAEICQQADLPPGVVNIVTGAGETGRALVEHPGVDKVAFTGSTEVGKAIARSAAGTTKKVTLELGGKAANIVYDDAPVDQAVEGIVNGIFFNQGHVCCAGSRLLVQENVAEQVLESLKRRMARLRVGDPLDKNTDVGAINSAAQLARIRELTDAGAAEGAQRWSPPCELPERGFWFAPTIFTGVTQAHRIAREEIFGPVLSVLTFRTPAEAVEKANNTPYGLSAGIWSEKGSRILWTADRLRAGVVWANTFNKFDPTSPFGGYKESGYGREGGRHGLEAYLDV
- the deoC gene encoding deoxyribose-phosphate aldolase, which translates into the protein MTATTTSARSDLTELGRSETALRTFLHGLPGVDQVGAEQRAAQLGTRSIKTTAKAQAIDLAIRMVDLTTLEGADTPGKVRALAAKALRPDPADPSCPHVGAVCVYPAMVGHVAEVLRGSGVHLASVATAFPSGQAPLEIKLADTRAAVAAGADEIDMVINRGAFLAGRYAEVYDEIVAVKEACGSADGGRQGRPAAHLKVILETGELATYDNVRRASWLAMLAGGDFIKTSTGKVPVAATLPVTLVMLEAVRDFRAATGRQVGVKPAGGIKNTKDAIKYLVLVNETVGADWLDPDWFRFGASSLLNDLLMQRTKLTTGVYSGPDYFTLD
- the upp gene encoding uracil phosphoribosyltransferase, yielding MDVHVIDHPLAQSRLTAMRDTRTDSATFRAALHELTTMLVYEAARSFPVEKYPVQTPVTGAEGTRLANPPLLVPVLRAGLGMADAALGLLPESSMGFVGLARDEQTYEPRAYMESLPRDLTGLPVLVLDPMLATGGSLEHCCRLLADRGCTDITVLCVLAAPVGIERLAQSGLPLRLVTASIDDGLNDSKFIVPGLGDAGDRQFGGMPRF
- a CDS encoding GOLPH3/VPS74 family protein, whose product is MTGVALAEELLLLAYDDETGKATMPRISLDLGMAAAVLVELALAGRVAYDSGNLTVVDPTPTGEPTVDEVLARMADEQPHSPSSWVQRLRHGLRDRILGDLVERGVVRDVEETELDFIVVHRYPTVDPAVEEDTRRRLTEALTGGPAPDERTAALATLVAAVRMEPALGLTGEDARDVGKRLEEIAGGAGFSGEISMEDSVVRPSIALVVAVLGQAINAALGPRR
- a CDS encoding DUF397 domain-containing protein; this encodes MNDLTGARWRTSTHSGTNGGECVEVADNLTGVVAVRDSKDPAGPVLTLAPAGWADFVRAVRTHRFGH